The following coding sequences lie in one Chelonia mydas isolate rCheMyd1 chromosome 6, rCheMyd1.pri.v2, whole genome shotgun sequence genomic window:
- the LOC102935655 gene encoding perforin-1, which translates to MPKPSACTLLLLLFLLPVVSPECQTGTAAACMNATFVPGHSLVGEGIDVTTLGRTGAHVLDTSQWRGPNGTCTLCRNPLQGGQWQRLPLAAVDWRVRVSCQRKLSSSVQQSAMGMMESAASVVQNDWKVGLKVPVVPKVNVQVGLAGSRSKLAEFVTQKSRKDKYTFVSHEVSCPYYRFGISGKPPLTGHFVLAVKNLPSLYNKASQLEYHHLIHTYGTHYVTQASLGGRVRDVTAVQVCQAALDGLTVNEIKDCLSMEVAVNTGVGSDQSIFNNCKENKRVKFQQSFHKTYRERYAEEEGGQNTDDLFFSKNYVGVFSDWVKTLKSLPGLLTYSLRPIHTLLGQDDPKREALGQAVSEYIRERALRVDCTKSCPAGTRCSVLDPCSCVCPGNSSTNTMCCSRERGLARLTVTVEWASDLRGDTLTATDAYVKIFFDRRESRTVTIWNRKSPVWNSHMDFGSVRVTDASQLRVEVWDEDNGWDDDLLGACNIPLKSGGPHHRECYLKRGHLRFHYSLPCGPNLRGQRCSEYVPQPPQHSIAKGKGPFW; encoded by the exons ATGCCCAAACCTAGTGCctgcaccctcctcctcctcctcttcctcctccccgtgGTCTCCCCCGAATGCCAGACAGGCACGGCGGCTGCATGCATGAATGCAACCTTCGTGCCCGGGCACAGCctagtgggggaggggattgaCGTGACCACACTGGGCCGGACGGGGGCCCACGTGCTGGACACCAGCCAGTGGCGTGGCCCGAATGGCACCTGCACCCTGTGCCGGAACCCGCTGCAGggaggccagtggcagaggctgCCGCTGGCCGCGGTGGACTGGAGGGTCCGCGTCTCGTGCCAACGAAAGCTCAGCAGCTCGGTGCAGCAGTCGGCCATGGGCATGATGGAGTCCGCGGCGTCCGTGGTGCAGAACGACTGGAAGGTGGGGCTGAAAGTGCCCGTGGTGCCCAAGGTTAATGTccaggtggggctggcaggctcacgTTCCAAACTGGCCGAATTCGTCACGCAGAAGTCGCGGAAGGACAAATACACCTTTGTGAGCCATGAGGTTTCCTGCCCATATTACAG GTTCGGGATCAGCGGAAAACctccactcactggtcattttgtcCTGGCGGTGAAGAACCTTCCTAGCCTGTACAACAAGGCCTCCCAGCTGGAGTACCATCATCTGATTCACACCTACGGCACCCACTATGTGACCCAGGCGTCGCTGGGAGGCCGGGTGCGGGACGTGACTGCGGTGCAGGTCTGCCAGGCGGCACTGGATGGGCTGACTGTCAATGAGATTAAGGACTGTCTGAGCATGGAGGTGGCCGTGAATACCGGGGTGGGCTCAGACCAGTCCATCTTCAACAACTGCAAGGAGAATAAGAGAGTGAAATTCCAACAGAGCTTCCACAAGACGTACCGGGAGCGCTATGCGGAGGAAGAAGGAGGGCAAAACACCGACGACCTGTTCTTCTCCAAGAATTACGTTGGGGTCTTCTCAGACTGGGTAAAAACCTTGAAGTCCCTCCCTGGCCTGCTCACCTACTCCTTGAGGCCGATCCACACCTTGTTGGGGCAGGACGACCCCaagcgggaggcgctggggcaGGCAGTGAGCGAGTACATCCGTGAGAGGGCCCTGCGCGTGGATTGCACCAAGAGCTGCCCAGCGGGGACCCGGTGTAGCGTCCTCGACCCCTGCTCCTGCGTCTGCCCCGGGAACAGCTCCACCAACACCATGTGCTGTTCACGGGAGCGGGGCCTGGCAAGACTGACGGTGACTGTGGAGTGGGCCAGTGATCTGCGGGGTGACACTCTCACAGCTACGGATGCCTACGTCAAGATCTTCTTTGACAGGAGAGAGAGCCGGACTGTCACCATCTGGAACCGAAAAAGCCCTGTCTGGAACAGTCACATGGACTTTGGCTCTGTCCGTGTCACTGACGCCAGCCAGCTCCGTGTCGAGGTCTGGGACGAAGACAATGGCTGGGATGATGACCTGCTCGGGGCCTGCAacatcccactgaagtctggGGGGCCCCATCACAGGGAGTGCTACCTGAAACGCGGCCACCTCAGGTTCCACTACAGTTTGCCCTGTGGGCCCAACCTTCGGGGCCAGAGATGTTCTGAGTatgttccccagcccccccagcacagcaTAGCCAAAGGGAAGGGGCCCTTCTGGTGA